The following coding sequences lie in one Metallumcola ferriviriculae genomic window:
- a CDS encoding heavy-metal-associated domain-containing protein — protein MLSRLDGVQEAKVEDTGDATIIYDTDKVNLDEFKEALKPYNYQIDYIGNCEIQNLT, from the coding sequence GTGCTATCCAGGCTGGATGGTGTCCAAGAAGCGAAAGTTGAAGACACAGGTGATGCGACGATTATTTATGACACAGATAAGGTGAACTTGGATGAGTTTAAAGAGGCTTTAAAACCCTATAACTATCAAATTGATTACATAGGTAATTGCGAAATTCAAAATTTAACGTAG
- a CDS encoding ArsR/SmtB family transcription factor gives MSDTPNNSQEQFKIHADILAKFFSGLSHPIRYRIVATLAQKEMTVNEIVGELGCSQSQISNHLACLKWCGYVSSRQEGRSVYYQVTDKRILDILELAKRVVSDNAKHISSCTRM, from the coding sequence ATGTCAGATACCCCAAATAACTCACAAGAGCAGTTTAAAATACATGCTGATATCTTAGCAAAATTCTTTTCAGGTCTTTCCCACCCTATCCGTTATAGGATAGTAGCCACGCTTGCGCAAAAAGAAATGACGGTTAATGAAATTGTAGGTGAGTTGGGCTGTTCCCAAAGTCAAATCTCCAACCACCTTGCCTGTCTTAAATGGTGTGGGTATGTAAGCAGTCGTCAGGAAGGCAGGAGTGTATATTATCAAGTTACTGATAAACGTATACTGGATATTTTAGAGCTTGCTAAAAGAGTTGTATCAGATAATGCCAAACATATTAGCTCATGCACCAGAATGTGA
- a CDS encoding UDP-glucose dehydrogenase family protein yields MKVTIIGAGYVGLTTAAAMAYTGHEVHCIDKDTELIKELRKGNVHFHEPGIIELLSMELSLSFGDWETFDRGSDLIFIAVGTPPKSNGDADLAYIELAAYEIGRRAANVAHINVVIKSTVPVGTAQKVQSIISQVRLKSGDMDASVTVASNPEFLREGAALFDTFYPGRIVVGSESSGLIDMLDKLYKPILTQTISPPAFLPRPKKTITPAFISTTTASAELIKYASNAFLAMKISFINEFAGLAEFLGADIEDVAMGIGLDRRIGPEYLQAGVGWGGSCFGKDIGTTLATAKKYDYNMHLLEATVMVNNRQREAIIEKLVRQLKEIRGANIGILGVSFKPETDDVRDAPFLAISRMLHKLGANVKAHDPVAVSNCMRKHPQLPVTYCNEPEEAAENADALLILTEWEQYQTLNYAAIGQIMRQKLLIDGRNMLNSEQMRQAGFIYIGVG; encoded by the coding sequence TTGAAGGTTACGATAATAGGGGCGGGATATGTCGGTCTTACCACTGCCGCCGCAATGGCATATACAGGACACGAAGTACATTGTATCGATAAGGATACCGAACTGATTAAAGAGCTGCGTAAAGGAAATGTGCATTTTCATGAGCCGGGTATTATTGAGTTATTATCTATGGAGCTGTCACTCTCTTTTGGGGATTGGGAAACCTTTGACAGGGGTTCTGATTTGATTTTCATAGCAGTGGGTACACCGCCCAAGTCTAATGGTGATGCAGATTTAGCTTATATTGAATTGGCTGCCTATGAAATTGGACGTCGAGCCGCTAACGTAGCCCATATAAACGTTGTTATTAAATCAACTGTGCCCGTAGGTACAGCGCAAAAAGTGCAATCTATTATTAGTCAAGTAAGACTTAAATCCGGGGATATGGATGCTTCTGTTACAGTAGCCTCCAATCCAGAATTTCTCCGTGAGGGTGCAGCATTATTTGATACATTCTACCCAGGGCGAATTGTTGTTGGATCTGAATCTTCTGGTTTAATCGATATGCTGGATAAACTATATAAGCCTATACTTACGCAGACTATCAGTCCACCGGCTTTTTTACCCCGCCCGAAAAAAACTATTACCCCTGCATTCATTTCTACAACTACAGCTAGTGCAGAACTAATTAAATACGCGTCGAATGCATTTCTCGCTATGAAGATATCATTTATAAATGAGTTTGCCGGTTTAGCAGAGTTTTTGGGAGCAGACATTGAGGATGTGGCAATGGGGATAGGCCTAGATAGACGTATCGGGCCTGAGTATTTGCAGGCGGGTGTAGGCTGGGGAGGCAGTTGTTTCGGTAAAGACATCGGCACAACGCTAGCTACTGCAAAGAAGTATGACTATAATATGCATCTATTAGAAGCCACGGTGATGGTGAATAACCGTCAACGTGAAGCTATCATAGAAAAGCTTGTACGACAGCTTAAAGAAATTAGGGGTGCTAACATAGGTATTTTGGGAGTTTCCTTCAAGCCGGAAACGGATGATGTACGGGATGCCCCTTTTTTAGCCATTTCCCGTATGCTGCATAAACTTGGCGCCAACGTGAAGGCGCATGATCCTGTCGCAGTTTCTAACTGCATGCGAAAACATCCCCAACTGCCTGTTACTTACTGTAACGAGCCCGAAGAAGCTGCTGAGAATGCTGACGCATTGTTGATACTTACTGAATGGGAGCAGTATCAAACGCTTAATTATGCAGCAATTGGACAAATAATGCGGCAGAAATTACTTATTGACGGACGTAATATGTTGAATTCTGAGCAGATGCGTCAAGCCGGATTCATATACATTGGAGTAGGATGA
- a CDS encoding NAD(+) diphosphatase, giving the protein MLFETEFNYHDEECAPQCWVLFKGDKILTLENKGQVVLSDVELDKLKLKPVRQQYLGRLNDRSYYVGELAADKAAPEGVLFYDLRRLLGQVPDDLFSLAGKAYHLLHWDRTHQYCGGCGVPTENKIDEVAKICPACGLIKYPRISPAIIVAIIKDNQILLAQGRQFRGYFYIAYITIS; this is encoded by the coding sequence GTGCTTTTTGAAACAGAGTTTAATTACCACGATGAAGAGTGTGCGCCGCAATGTTGGGTGTTGTTTAAAGGGGATAAAATTCTTACTTTAGAGAATAAGGGACAAGTTGTTTTATCAGATGTTGAGTTAGATAAGTTAAAACTAAAGCCTGTTCGGCAGCAGTATCTTGGTCGATTGAATGATCGGTCTTATTATGTCGGTGAACTTGCAGCTGATAAAGCCGCACCGGAAGGTGTATTGTTTTACGACTTAAGGCGCTTATTGGGACAGGTCCCAGACGATTTATTTTCATTAGCGGGTAAAGCGTATCACCTTTTGCATTGGGATCGTACCCACCAATACTGCGGCGGATGTGGAGTACCTACAGAAAATAAAATAGATGAAGTGGCTAAAATTTGCCCAGCTTGTGGATTAATTAAGTATCCTAGGATTTCTCCTGCAATCATCGTCGCTATTATCAAGGATAACCAAATATTGCTGGCCCAGGGGAGACAGTTTCGGGGTTATTTTTATATTGCATATATCACAATATCATGA
- a CDS encoding GDP-mannose 4,6-dehydratase: MLKKTQKVLVTGGAGFIGSHLIDNLIEEGHIVISVDDFNEYYDPDIKWRNISAHCGNPKFNLIRCDICDRSRITQVFLDNQPDIIVHLAARAGVRPSLTNPSLYTEVNVNGTLNILEAAARIKVKKFIFGSSSSVYGVNKKVPYSENDALLTPISPYAATKIAGEALCHSFAHLHHINMIALRFFTVYGPRQRPDLAIHKFANLIMASQRVPVYGDGSSQRDYTYIGDIVKGIRLAMDYQLPQYYEVFNIGNSQPVKLLDLISWLEEVIGIKVEVDYQPTQPGDVPITWADTQKAERLLMYRPITPLKEGLVSFVNWLGK, encoded by the coding sequence ATGTTAAAGAAAACACAGAAAGTATTGGTTACCGGCGGTGCGGGATTTATTGGCAGCCACCTAATTGATAACTTAATAGAGGAGGGTCATATAGTAATCAGCGTAGACGATTTCAATGAGTACTATGATCCTGATATAAAATGGCGAAACATTTCTGCTCATTGTGGAAATCCAAAATTCAACTTGATACGGTGTGATATTTGTGACCGTAGTAGGATAACGCAGGTATTTTTAGATAACCAGCCAGATATAATAGTTCATCTGGCAGCCAGGGCTGGGGTTCGACCGTCTTTGACAAACCCCTCTCTTTACACAGAGGTTAACGTAAATGGAACGCTTAACATCTTAGAGGCTGCAGCCAGAATTAAGGTAAAGAAATTTATCTTTGGGTCATCGAGTTCCGTCTATGGGGTAAACAAAAAAGTTCCCTATTCAGAAAATGATGCCCTATTGACACCTATATCGCCCTATGCTGCTACTAAAATTGCCGGGGAGGCACTTTGCCATTCATTTGCACATCTTCATCATATTAATATGATTGCACTGCGCTTTTTTACTGTTTACGGGCCAAGACAGCGTCCTGATTTGGCTATACATAAATTTGCAAATTTAATTATGGCTTCCCAACGAGTTCCCGTCTATGGGGATGGCAGCAGTCAGCGCGATTATACCTACATAGGAGATATAGTAAAGGGTATCCGTCTAGCGATGGATTATCAGTTGCCCCAGTATTATGAAGTATTTAACATTGGCAACTCACAACCCGTGAAACTGCTGGATTTAATCAGTTGGTTGGAAGAGGTCATAGGAATTAAAGTTGAAGTAGACTATCAACCTACTCAACCGGGGGATGTACCGATTACTTGGGCAGATACGCAAAAAGCAGAACGCCTATTAATGTATCGACCTATTACACCACTTAAAGAGGGCTTAGTATCTTTTGTCAATTGGTTGGGGAAATAG
- a CDS encoding LCP family protein produces the protein MKMWSKAVVVVFMISTILAIYFVWNLQPNRHFDTSNMPILETTPDSPKTSNKVKDPKRQSDDSVPQQQAAEYPDETFNVLLLGIDARNEELSRTDLLMLANINPTTKKIYLISIPRDTKVKLAGVGYTKINHAHILGELEGGSHAGTMASVKAVSSLLYCPINYYLKINFQGFKDFVDEIGGLDIELPQPLKLTFADKTLPAGSQHLDGDLALKLAKERYSLPGGDFGRQKNNLLLLDALSEKLLNANQLPKVPTLVKQSRSYILDTNLTNSDMISLAWLVHSISKDDIEYFQIPGASERTVDPIIKKKLFYWVPQTDKIRELSEKYLNQD, from the coding sequence ATGAAAATGTGGTCAAAGGCAGTGGTGGTTGTCTTTATGATTTCTACCATCCTAGCAATATACTTCGTTTGGAATCTGCAGCCAAATCGTCACTTTGATACCAGTAACATGCCTATTTTAGAAACTACACCTGACTCCCCAAAAACATCTAATAAAGTGAAAGACCCTAAGAGGCAATCTGACGATTCTGTGCCGCAACAGCAGGCGGCAGAGTATCCTGATGAAACTTTTAATGTTTTACTACTGGGGATAGATGCGAGAAATGAAGAATTATCCCGCACTGATTTACTAATGCTCGCCAATATAAATCCAACTACGAAAAAGATATACCTCATCTCGATACCAAGGGATACCAAGGTGAAACTTGCAGGGGTAGGTTATACAAAAATTAACCACGCACATATTCTAGGTGAATTAGAAGGCGGCAGCCATGCAGGAACTATGGCCTCAGTTAAAGCGGTAAGCAGCTTGCTATACTGCCCAATCAACTATTATCTTAAAATTAACTTTCAGGGCTTTAAAGATTTTGTGGATGAAATTGGGGGACTTGATATTGAACTGCCTCAACCCTTAAAATTAACCTTTGCTGACAAAACCCTCCCTGCCGGTTCGCAGCATTTGGACGGGGATTTAGCATTAAAGCTGGCAAAGGAGCGCTATTCACTTCCCGGCGGCGATTTTGGGCGGCAAAAGAATAACCTGCTCCTATTGGATGCCCTCAGCGAAAAACTTTTAAATGCCAACCAATTGCCTAAAGTACCAACTTTAGTTAAGCAGTCTAGAAGTTATATTCTTGATACTAACTTAACTAACAGTGATATGATAAGCCTTGCATGGCTGGTACACAGCATCTCTAAAGACGATATTGAATATTTTCAAATTCCCGGTGCATCAGAGCGCACAGTAGATCCAATTATCAAGAAGAAACTGTTCTATTGGGTGCCGCAAACAGATAAAATCAGGGAGCTCTCTGAAAAATATTTAAATCAGGACTAA
- a CDS encoding transposase — MYSVKFKQLSLSDIYDGCLDFVDKDKPRFLALLEEHIQLSEYISLSFYQAFYKHFGRKRKFKLESFLYALIIQRIFSIPTDALLIIFLNFSKEIREFCGFSKVPDASKFTRFKQDFSKHLQTLFDNLVDQTEPICEQINSELASYLVFDTSGVEAYVTENNPKFINRLIKQLKSQYKGNSSVDPYKMAYGIMPSCASSNPNVKQLYINGHFCYVYKFGMLTNGLGIVRNISFFDEDFINAHPEIPIEKKSDSPDEDKSLSDSKALKPVLRDFFKTHTHFKPSTFIGDAAFDTNDSYNFLLKDCHFLKTVIPLNERGSKNLPEPGFNESGQPLCPLDSSLPMKYEGKAPLRSGVVRDKWVCPKMKWKGSKRITLCEHPCSDSPSGRMFYTYPEKDLRLYPGIIRDTPEWIDIYKNRCVIEQTIQHFKSNFGVANRKTTNALTIKADLLLAGITQLLTVILADKLHKHELIRSLKPLLA; from the coding sequence ATCTATTCTGTGAAATTTAAACAATTATCCCTATCTGATATTTATGACGGTTGTCTTGATTTCGTTGATAAGGATAAACCTCGGTTTCTAGCGCTTCTTGAAGAGCATATTCAACTTTCAGAGTATATTTCGCTGAGTTTCTATCAGGCTTTTTACAAGCACTTTGGTCGCAAACGAAAATTTAAGCTTGAGTCTTTTCTTTATGCACTCATCATTCAGAGAATCTTTTCTATTCCTACAGATGCGCTTCTGATTATTTTTTTGAATTTTTCCAAGGAAATCCGTGAATTCTGTGGTTTTTCTAAAGTACCTGATGCATCAAAATTTACACGATTTAAGCAAGATTTTTCTAAACATCTTCAAACACTTTTTGATAACCTTGTTGATCAAACTGAACCTATTTGTGAGCAAATTAACTCAGAACTTGCTTCATATCTCGTCTTTGATACCTCTGGCGTTGAAGCTTACGTTACTGAGAATAATCCTAAGTTTATCAATCGCTTAATCAAGCAGCTTAAGTCTCAATACAAAGGCAACTCTTCTGTTGACCCATACAAAATGGCATACGGCATTATGCCTTCCTGCGCATCATCAAATCCAAATGTCAAACAGCTTTACATCAATGGCCATTTTTGCTATGTCTATAAATTTGGTATGCTCACAAATGGCCTTGGTATAGTCAGAAATATTTCCTTTTTTGATGAAGACTTTATAAATGCACACCCTGAAATCCCAATAGAGAAAAAGTCTGATTCCCCTGATGAAGATAAATCCTTATCCGATTCTAAAGCACTTAAACCTGTTCTGCGCGACTTTTTTAAAACACATACTCATTTTAAACCCAGCACGTTTATTGGCGATGCTGCTTTTGATACAAACGATTCCTATAACTTTTTATTGAAGGATTGTCACTTTTTAAAAACAGTCATTCCTCTGAACGAACGAGGTTCTAAGAACCTCCCTGAACCCGGGTTCAACGAATCTGGACAACCTCTGTGTCCGTTAGATTCTTCTTTACCCATGAAATATGAAGGTAAAGCGCCCTTAAGGAGTGGCGTTGTTAGAGATAAATGGGTTTGCCCAAAAATGAAGTGGAAAGGTTCTAAACGCATTACTTTATGTGAACATCCTTGCTCCGACTCTCCTTCTGGTAGAATGTTTTATACCTATCCTGAAAAAGACTTAAGACTTTATCCTGGCATTATTAGAGACACCCCTGAATGGATTGATATCTACAAAAATCGTTGCGTTATTGAGCAAACCATTCAACACTTTAAATCCAATTTTGGCGTCGCCAACAGAAAAACTACAAATGCTTTAACCATTAAGGCTGACTTACTCCTTGCAGGAATTACTCAACTGCTTACCGTTATTCTTGCAGACAAACTCCATAAACACGAACTCATCAGAAGCCTTAAACCTCTTTTGGCTTAG
- a CDS encoding sugar transferase has translation MSNEKLLLQSSCNPTSSSKASFKFARGLKRLLDVLLALFLMPIVCLVIAVAAIAIKLDSSGPVFYSGQRIGKNGREFPFFKLRTMHQNADVLLQKHLASSPDLQKQWENFAKIKGFDPRVTRVGTILRKLSVDELPQVANVILGDMSFIGPRPYLPREKQYLEGHEDILRVPPGISGFWQVSGRNNVTFDQRLRMDTWYVENWSLWLDLVILIRTISVVFGGKGAY, from the coding sequence ATGAGTAACGAAAAATTATTACTTCAATCATCCTGCAACCCGACTTCATCAAGTAAAGCATCTTTTAAATTCGCGAGAGGGCTGAAGAGGCTTCTCGATGTCCTTCTTGCTCTGTTCTTAATGCCTATTGTTTGTCTGGTGATAGCAGTTGCAGCAATCGCGATCAAGCTGGATTCAAGTGGCCCGGTCTTTTATTCGGGGCAAAGAATAGGTAAGAACGGCAGGGAATTCCCGTTTTTTAAATTAAGAACCATGCATCAAAATGCAGATGTCCTGCTGCAAAAACACTTGGCATCGAGCCCAGACCTCCAAAAACAATGGGAGAATTTCGCCAAAATCAAGGGGTTTGACCCACGAGTGACAAGAGTTGGAACAATCCTTAGAAAATTAAGTGTAGACGAGTTGCCCCAGGTAGCAAATGTTATTCTAGGCGACATGAGCTTTATCGGGCCCCGTCCTTATTTACCACGGGAAAAGCAATATTTAGAAGGGCATGAAGACATTTTACGAGTTCCTCCGGGCATTAGTGGTTTTTGGCAAGTGAGTGGTCGCAACAATGTCACATTTGATCAACGGTTAAGAATGGATACTTGGTACGTTGAAAACTGGTCACTCTGGCTGGACTTAGTCATTTTGATTCGTACTATTTCTGTTGTGTTCGGTGGCAAAGGGGCCTACTAA
- a CDS encoding type II toxin-antitoxin system HicB family antitoxin codes for MTNKDLQHYTNLNYKVVLYPAEEGGYIVELPELPGCISQGETVKEALEMIEDAKRCWLASALEDGFTIPEPTVENAFSGKFNVRVPKSLHRLLVQKAKEENVSLNQYINYQLARVLGDNIKK; via the coding sequence ATGACTAATAAGGATTTACAGCATTATACCAACCTTAATTATAAGGTAGTTCTTTACCCCGCTGAAGAAGGCGGTTATATTGTTGAACTACCTGAACTGCCCGGATGTATCTCTCAGGGCGAAACAGTGAAAGAGGCCCTGGAGATGATCGAAGATGCCAAACGTTGCTGGTTAGCTTCCGCTCTGGAAGACGGCTTCACAATACCTGAGCCGACCGTCGAAAATGCGTTTTCCGGGAAGTTTAACGTAAGGGTTCCCAAGTCTTTACACCGCCTGCTAGTACAAAAAGCGAAAGAGGAAAATGTCAGTCTCAATCAATATATCAACTATCAATTGGCCCGCGTGCTAGGTGACAATATAAAAAAATAA